The DNA sequence GCCCTCTCGTAAAGAATACAGTTGGCCGAAGCCACAAAACTAAAGGGGGTGGTAATCACTTCGTCCCCCTCGCCGATACCCAGGCTGCGCACCAAAAGGTGAAGCCCGCTGGTCCCGCTGTTCACCGCCACCGCAAACCGCCGACCGACGTACGCAGCCATTTTCTCTTCAAATTCCTTCACCTTCGGCCCCATACTCAACCACCGGGACCGCA is a window from the Calderihabitans maritimus genome containing:
- a CDS encoding DegT/DnrJ/EryC1/StrS family aminotransferase, with protein sequence RSRWLSMGPKVKEFEEKMAAYVGRRFAVAVNSGTSGLHLLVRSLGIGEGDEVITTPFSFVASANCILYERA